GTTGGGGAAATCATTCCTTCCTGGTTGGTTCGGAGAACCATTTGAGGTACCAGAATCGAACCCGATcagtcatgagcaaggcaaacactccagccccaaccaccACCTAAGAGGCTGGACTGGGGGGCAAGGTTCCAGGAAGCGATACCTTTGAAAGAGCTTCAAGTCTAGGATTAGGAAATAATAATGCGGGCAGGAGTGATTCcgtagcagggagggcatttgccttacacgtagctgacttgagttcaatccctggcatctcatatagtcttgACTATATattgacttgagttcaatccctggcatactcATAtactctaggagtaattcctgaggacagagccaggagaaacccctgaatgcttccggatgtggcaaaaaaaatactttttttaacatagaaaggaaattctgttggggctgaagtggtagtgCGGCAGTTCTGCTGGGGAGGGTTCTtcctttgcacatagctgacccgggttcagtccctggcaccccatatggagatgttctcccaagcacctccaagagtgattactgagttgagagagaaaaataactcctgagcattgctgaaagccccacacacacaataaaaagaaataattatgcaATCATACCTGTGGCCAGCAAGGCTGGTCGCTGGTGTTTGTTTTCCTAGGACAGGATCTTCCCACAGGCCCAGGTTCAAGTTCCAATTAATTTGAGAGTTGCACCTACTGGAAAAGACAAGGGCCTTTTGtcaaggtttctttcttttttgttttgttttgtttgtttgggtcttacccagcagcactcaggggttccttctggctctatgcacagagatcacccctggcaggcacaagggaccatatgggatgctgtccttctgcatgaaaggcaaacccatgctatctctccagccccttgtcaaGGTTTCTTACCGGGTCTCCCTGTACCCAGTGTCAATGGAAATCAGTGCCACCTGACCTGGTGGctgggtggggagaggggagggtaCCCGATGTGATGTCCTAGAGACCCTTCTTGGCTCTTTTCAACTCAGGCCCAGCAACTCCAGATTTCTATGCCCTGGTGGCGCAGCGGCTGGAACAGCTGGTCCAAGAACAACTGAAATGCCCACCTAGCCCAGGTAAGGAGTAGAGGGGACGAGGGGCCCCTGGAGCATAGTGAGGGAGCAGAGGTGTCAAAGTCCTGCCCACCCCCCATCTCCAGCAGATCTCTCCTCTGCTTCCCAGAATTACAGGGTCCTCCACCCACAGAGAAGGAGGCGCTGCTTCGGAGGCTCGTGGCTCTGCTGGAGGAAGAGGCTGAAGTGATCAACCAGAAGGTTTGGGCCACTTTGGAGCCAGGAGAGGGAATTCCCAGGGTTGGGTCAGGTGGAGCAGATGGGGCTCTCAAAGAGCTGAAGCccaggggctggatcaatagcacatcgggtaaagtatttgccttgcacaacccaggttcaatacctgacatccgatatggtcccccgaacatcACCAGGGTAATTTCTATGTGTACAGTAAGTAACCCtcgagcactgctgaatatggcctgaaaacaaacaagacatAAAAAGAGCTTAACCGGCCCGAgagagccttgcatgcagctgatccaggacctaaggtggttggttcgaatcctggtgtcccatatggtcccctgtgcctgccaggagctatttctgagcagacagccaggagtaacccttgagcatcactgggtgtggcccaaaaacaaaaacaaacaaacaaaaaaagagcttaaGCCTGGCCTGGAGCCTTAGCACAATGTGGGGAGGGCACTGGTGGTACATGCAACTGAACTGGGTTCTATACCtgggcatcctatagggtcccctgagcacctccaggggtaatttctgagaatttcttttttttttttttttttttttttttggtttttgggccacacccggtaacgctcaggggttactcctggctatgcactcagaagtcgctcctggcttgggggaccatatgggacgccgggggatcgaaccgcagtacgtcctaggctagcgcaggcaaggcaggcaccttacttctagcgccaccgcccggccccaatttctgagaatttctgagtacagaaccaggagtaagccctgagctccacctattgtagcccaaaacaaagaaacaaacaagctaaagctaggagagagagagagataatatagcaggaagggctcttgccttgcacacagctgagctaaTTCAAACCCTGGCATAGTATATGACCCCCCCTAAAACCAACAGGAGTATCAAGAGGTGCGACCCCAAAAAATTCGAAGCCCTCGAGGCCGGATGCAGCCAaactgggagggacctggttcgattcctggcatcccatatggtcccccatgcctgccaggggcaacttctgagtgcagagccaggagtgacccctgaatgccactgggtgtggcccagaaaccaaccaatcaatcaataaagctttaaaataaaaaattgaagccCTGGGTGCGAGAGAGGGGTAGCTCAGCAGACAACTcacatacttgccttgcatgtggccagccctggtTTAATCCCGACAGATCGGCCCAGGGTATGGGGCGGGGTCACGGTTAACTAGAAATCTACAAACTATACCACGGCCTGAATCATTGGCTGTCCCGGGAGGGGCGTGGCCTCGCCACTTCACACCACTGCACTCCCCTAGAGCTTGGTTCCTGATTGGCTGATGTttgacagctgggtgtggtcagGGCCTCCCACTAGCCAATCAGGAGTCCCCCAAGGCTGAGCtgcctctcctccctctttccctcttcctgCCCCGCAGCTGGCCGCTGACCCCGCACTGCGCCGCAAGCTGGCCCGCCTGTCCGCCGGCTCCTTCGCTCGCCTGGTGGAGCTCTTCTCCCGCCGGGAGGGCAGCCCGCGGACCAGCCCCGCGCGCCGCCCGTCCATGCCGCCCTGCCCGGGACCCCCGCCACCCTCTCCGGAGCCCTTGGCCCGCCTGGCGCTGGCCATGGAGCTGAGCCGGCGCGTGGCCTGGCTGGGCGGCTCCCTTGCGGGGCTCAGCGTGGAGCACGTGCACAGCTTCACGCCCTGGATCCAGGCCCACGGGGGCTGGGTGAGCATTGGCGGGAACCTGGGGCGGCTTCCTCAACTCCCCCGGCTCTGGGACTAAGCCCTACACCAGGCAGTGAAGACTGATTGGGTGGGCATGTGGCCGACCCTCGATCGATTCCCACACCCCCTATGGTAGGTACCCTGAGTACCAGCAAGAATAGTCAGTCCCAGGACCCAGAGCCATAGTTCTGcctgtagggagtttgctttgcacgaggccgacctgggttcgattccccagagtCTCGTAGGGTTtcttgagcaccttcaggagggattcctgagtgccaccaggtgtggcctcaaaaccaaaaaaaggggaacCCAGAGCACAGACCagggagtaagcctgagcactgacaggtgtagcccaaaaagaaaaagaccaaaaaatgaaaggaaaggtcGTGGGGGATTGTTAGTACAGGCTCTATATGCTGGCAACCCAGATTCTTGTTCCTCCAAGAACCTAGAGTAGCCCACCAAAAGTAAGATTGGAAgcaattaggggccggagcggcggcacaagccataaggcgtctgcctggcgtgcactagcctaagacagactgcggtttgaagTCTAATCcctgggagtcccatatggtcccccaagccgggagctatttctgagcgcataaccaggagtaaccccctaagcgtcaccaggtatggccgaaaacaaaacaaaaaattggaagcAATTAACATCAGCAGCCCTGGGTCtcaattccttatttttttttttttttttggtttttgggtcacaccccagcgggtgctcaggggttactcctggctgtctgctcagaaatagttcctggcaggcacaggggaccctatgggacaccgggattcgaaccaaccaccttaggtcctggatcggctgcttgcaaggcaaacactgctgtgctatctcttcgggccctcaaTTCCTTATCTTAAAGTGACTTCTAGCACCTTCTCAAAGGTTTACCTTGAGGATTAAATGGGATTTGTGACCGGCAAGATAGCACAGgatt
This window of the Suncus etruscus isolate mSunEtr1 chromosome 14, mSunEtr1.pri.cur, whole genome shotgun sequence genome carries:
- the BCL2L12 gene encoding bcl-2-like protein 12, with the protein product MARSEDLGLREDTLKVLAAFLQRGEAAGGPVPTVDRSLTQEQPTDFLSRLRKCLLCPIGRGAAPPESPRPTSLPLRPCYGSEEPGPATPDFYALVAQRLEQLVQEQLKCPPSPELQGPPPTEKEALLRRLVALLEEEAEVINQKLAADPALRRKLARLSAGSFARLVELFSRREGSPRTSPARRPSMPPCPGPPPPSPEPLARLALAMELSRRVAWLGGSLAGLSVEHVHSFTPWIQAHGGWEGILAVSPVDLNLPLD